A single window of Martelella sp. NC20 DNA harbors:
- a CDS encoding DeoR/GlpR family DNA-binding transcription regulator — protein MIKADNRREEIADYVIAHGQVRIDRLVEHFGVSRMTIHRHIDQLAAKGVLRKLHGAVSAQPSGIYESLHRYRATVATAEKQALAKAALHHIEPGQVIFLDDSTTAGAIAPFLNDIDPLTVISNSVAVANELVDADVVDFICLGGQYHRTYNAYIDHICLRAIEALRADLLICSASAIEGTTAFIQDQQVARVKQTMVASAGKSILLADHTKFGKVALHVFDDLTAFDTVIVTDGLDPAEAERLRAAGVNLQIVKGPSR, from the coding sequence ATGATCAAGGCCGACAACCGGCGCGAGGAAATCGCGGATTACGTCATCGCCCATGGCCAGGTGCGCATCGACAGGCTGGTCGAGCATTTCGGCGTGTCGCGCATGACCATCCACCGCCATATCGACCAACTCGCGGCCAAGGGCGTTCTGCGCAAGCTTCACGGCGCGGTCAGCGCCCAGCCCTCCGGGATCTATGAAAGCCTCCACCGCTACCGCGCAACCGTGGCGACCGCCGAAAAGCAGGCGTTGGCCAAGGCGGCGCTTCACCATATCGAACCCGGCCAGGTGATCTTTCTGGACGATTCCACCACCGCCGGCGCGATCGCGCCGTTCCTCAACGATATCGACCCGCTGACCGTGATCTCCAACAGCGTGGCGGTCGCCAACGAGCTGGTCGATGCCGACGTGGTCGATTTCATCTGCCTCGGCGGCCAGTATCACCGCACCTACAACGCCTATATCGATCATATCTGCCTGCGCGCGATCGAGGCCTTGCGGGCCGATCTCTTGATCTGCTCGGCATCGGCGATCGAGGGCACGACCGCCTTCATCCAGGACCAGCAGGTCGCGCGCGTCAAGCAGACCATGGTCGCCTCCGCCGGCAAATCCATCCTGCTTGCCGACCACACCAAGTTCGGCAAGGTCGCCCTTCATGTGTTCGACGATCTCACCGCCTTCGACACCGTGATCGTGACCGACGGCCTCGATCCGGCTGAAGCCGAGCGGCTTCGCGCGGCAGGGGTCAACCTCCAGATCGTGAAAGGTCCATCCCGATGA